DNA from candidate division KSB1 bacterium:
TAAAAGGCCGTCAAAAGAAGTTTTAGCAAAGGTACATTCCTTGAAAAAGGCGAAGGGAATGATAGCCGTAATCGAGCCTGATTGAGGAGAGTACTGGGAAAAACTTTGCTCGAGGCGGTAAAAAAGGCGAAAGAATGCCATCCGAATACAATCTTTTATTCGGTATCGCTGATGATGGCAATCTTTTTATGACTGTGGACAGGGGGTTCAGTATTCGCTTGGTTCCGCCCTTAATTCTGATTTAAAAAAGAATGCCGTAAAATTGATGAAATAATTTTCCAATGAGCCAAAATTCGAAATTTAACATTTTATTTGTTTGCAGCGGCAACAGTTGCCGCAGCCCGCTGGCTGAAGGCCTGTTGCGAATGAAAATACCGTCACGGCTGCAAGACGAGGTTGTGATCAAATCCGCCGGTACCCTCGGCATTGAAGGCCTGCCGGCGGCGAGTTACTCCGTGCAAATTGTGCAAGAAATGGGCGGCGATATTTCCGGCCATCGCTCGCAGGGCGTGACGAAAGAACTCATGGCCGAAGCTGATCTGGTTCTCGCCATGGCCGCCGAGCACGTCGAGTACTTGCATGGTGAATATCCCCAATATCGCGAAAATGTTTTTTTGTTGAAACGTTTTGCCCGCGCCGCCAACGAACCCGGCGATCACGAAGACGACGATATTTTCGATCCCATTGGCTCTTCAAAAGAGACCTATCGCGCTTGCGCGGAGATGATCGATGCGGAACTGGAGCGCATCATGCCGACTTTGATCAATTTCATTCAAGAACGACGGCGGCAAGCGCACGCCAACCAGGCATGAGACCACGAAAAATTCTTCTGGCGCGTACAGACCGGCTTGGTGACGTGATTCTCTCCACGCCCGTGGCAGCAGCTTTGAAAAAAGAAGTGCCCGACGTCCACCTCACCTTCCTGGTGAGAAATTATACGGCGGAAATCCTGCGCTGCCAGCCGCACGTCGACGAGATTATCGAAATCGA
Protein-coding regions in this window:
- a CDS encoding low molecular weight protein arginine phosphatase → MSQNSKFNILFVCSGNSCRSPLAEGLLRMKIPSRLQDEVVIKSAGTLGIEGLPAASYSVQIVQEMGGDISGHRSQGVTKELMAEADLVLAMAAEHVEYLHGEYPQYRENVFLLKRFARAANEPGDHEDDDIFDPIGSSKETYRACAEMIDAELERIMPTLINFIQERRRQAHANQA